The sequence below is a genomic window from Microbacterium sp. SORGH_AS_0888.
CTCCCTATGCGGCGGCTTTGCCGCGCCCGATCGCGGACGCTCCAGAGCTGCGCGAGAAAGCTCATGGCGTGGGGCCGCGAGACGTTCGACGATGCGTGAGCGTTAGACGTCGTCGGGTGCCTCTCGCCTCGCCCACTCCGCGAAGGTGAAAGAGACGTTCCAGCGTGCGTTCGCATGCTCCTCCAGCCAGTACGACAAGGTCAAAAGCGGGTGGGGGAGCCGCGCGAGTTCGCGTACCTCCTCGCTGTCTAGCGTTTCAGCTCCACTTCGGAGTTTTGCTTTGAGGGATGTCGAGAGCGCCGCCCACGCTTCGAGATACGCGGCTTCGATCTGCCGGGCGAGAGGGTCGTCGGCCGAGAACATGCTCATGACGCCAGCGTAAACGCGGACATCCCGGGATGATGCCGCTTGCCAGTCGTGCAACAGATCGTCGACGTTCTCGGGGTCTGATCACGTTTATCACGGGAGTTTTCACTCGGGACTGCTGCAAGAGGCCGATGCTGGGCGGGGCGGCCTCTCACCGCGCACGCTGTCTAATGCGGTCAGCTGGGGCGATGTCGGAGGTTGGTGGTCTACTCTGAATCCCATCGAGCACAGGAGGATGCCATGGCACCCGTAATCGACGTCTCCCGTGAGAAGCTACTGGCTCGCCGCGTGGAGATCCTGCGACGTATTGAACTGAATGAGTCCGAGTTCGAGGCGGCGCGTGCCACCCGGAGTCTCTCGGCTGAGGAGTGGGAAGCGAAGGAAGAGCTCGACGAGATCGAGTTCCTCCTCGGTGCCGACGACTGACCGGTCCGAGCATGATTGACCTGAACTCCCGCGCGGCCGCTTTCGCTCAGGAGATGCAGGACACGATTTCGGGCGTGCTCCCGGGGAACTTCCAGTTCGTTTCAGTCGCGCATGGCGGGCGATACGTTGTGAGGCCAGAGGGCGATGAGCCGGCGCATCAGCGCGTGCCCCTATTCGTCGACGGGGAGCAACTGGCAACGCTCGGTGTGCAGGTCTATCTCGGACTCGATAGCTCCGGAAAGTACCTGAAAGCCTGGCGGTCAAAGGTCGCCGTGCATTCGACGCTCGACCGAACTCCTCTCGTTCGCCAAGAGTTCGACGCGGCGATCTCCGAGTCCGCTCCGCTGTCCCACTGGCATGTGCACGCTGACCGCGGCTCGCTCTCTCATCTCTTGGGCCGCGCCCATGCGGTGAGGGCGGACGTGGTGCGCAAGCCCCACGACATGTCATCGCTTCACTTCCCGGTCGGCGGCGAGCGGTTCCGCCCCTGCATGGAAGACGTACTCGAGTTCTTGGTGCGCGAGTTTGGCATCGATCACGAGCCAGGATGGGAGACAGCCGTTCGGGCGGGCCGAGCAAAGTGGCGTCGCATGCAGTTCCGATCGACCGTGCGAGATCTTCAAGATGAGGCGGCCGACGTGCTCCGCGATCACGGATGGACGGTCGAGGCACCTGATGAAGACCGTGAGGAAGGCCCTGGCGTTCTCTACCGGTGGTAGACGACAGCCGTCGCCAATCGCGCACGTGTCGCGGTTACCTCGGCCACCGGGGAAGGGGCAGACACTCGAAGCAGTGAAGGGCTTATCAGCGGTCAGATGAGGCCCATCTCACAGACGTTCATCGCCCAGTCGAACGATCCGCGTTTGGCGGTACGGCAGATGGCACGAGAGGCAAGGGGAGCGTTCTGATGAGCGACAGCGACAAACTCAAGTACTTCGGTCTGAGGATGCTGGACGCCTGTGCACGCGACGACCACGACGCCTACCAACAGCTACATCGCGAGATCGCACGGAGCGAGTACGACGGCACCCATGTGGCGCACTGGTTGGCGGGCATGGTGCTTGAGAGCATCAAGCAACACCCGGACTGGCGAGCAATCCTCGACCGCCAACTCGAGGAGCAACGCCTCTTCGTAGAAGCGGACCTCGACGACCCCGATGACGACGGGATGTTCCTCGAACAGTAGGCGCCGTGACGCCCGTGGATGTCAACCGGAGCGCCTGCCCGGAGTGCATCAGTCCGAGTGTGGTGTTCATGCAGCCCGTCCCTCCAAATTGGTTCGCGTGAATCATCGCCAGTGTCCCAAGGGTCTGCCACACTGGACGCATACCACAGATGCCCGACCGTGGAGAGGAGCAAAGTGTCTAGCGCAACGATGACCCCACAGCGCGCGGCGCAAGAGACGCTTCGCGCTTACCACCATGGCGGAGCGCCGAGGCTTCCCGTCGATCCTGTTGCTGTAGCTCGTTCACTGGGTGTGAATGTCTACGAGGTTGTTTTGCCGAACACGACGTCGGGCATGATCGCAAAGGTAAGCGATGTTGCTGGAACCGATATCTTGGTGAATAGCGAACATGCGCCTAAGCGTCAGCGGTTTACTGTCGCCCATGAGCTGGGCCACTACATCGCAATTCTGAATGATCCTGATCGCGTTTCCAATCCTTTCCTTCACAAGAGAGACTCACTTTCTTCATGTGGAACGGACACCGAAGAGATCTTTGCAAACAGGTTCGCTGCCGAACTCCTGATGCCCGAAGATGAGGTTCGGCGCGCAGCGCGTGTCGGTGCGAGCGTGTACCAGCTTGCCGCGCAGTTTGACGTGTCCGTCGACGCGATGAACTTTCGTCTTGTGAATCTGGGCCTTGCGCGAGGTTGAAGGCAACGATCCGTCTGCTGCGAGCGACGGATCAGCGCATCCAATTACCGAAGCGGAAGTCCGGGAGTTCGAAACCGCAAAGAATCATGCCCAGGAGCTTGAAACAAGCCCAGCTGATCCCGCTCCGGATCAGACCGCGCGACTTGAGGACCAAGTTCCAGGAATTCGATTCCTGGCCAGCCTGCTGAAAGCCACGATCTTCACAGATCTGTTTGTATACCACGCTGTTAAGCGGTACGTGCATCCGACTGAGCAGGAGCGAATCGACGCTCTGATAGTTGTACATCCAAAGTTCTACAAGTTATGCCGAAATTCCGACTACATCGCCCGAGTGCTCCTCTCGGCGGTCGTCACCTTCTTGGTGAGCGCGGCGGCGTGGGGGACAATTGCTCGTCTCTTCTTTGCGTGACTGGTGACGCCGGTCCAGTCTGTAGTCAGACTCTCCGAGGCGGACAGGTTGCTGCGTCGTTCGGTGGCAACACCGTGGCAACAGAACTCGTGATTGAGGCTCTCCGAGCGTGGCTCCGTTGACTGAAAGTCCGCGTAATAACAGGGATCTGTGTGGCTGTCGCGTGGTGATGCGGCTGTCATGGGGGTTCAAATCCCACCGTCACCGCCACTTTCACCGGATCAGCCCCGCTTTCGAGCGGGGCTGATCCGCGTTTGCGGCAGTGAGCGCGCACGAGAGCAGCGAGTCATCCGTCCCGCGTGCGCCTCGCCGCGCAGGACGAGGAGCAGCACTCCGAGTAAGGCGACTCTCTCCGAGAACTGCGAGCTCCTGCGGCTGGATAGCTACGCATCTGCGTCTGGAGATGCTGTCGTGTCTTCTCCGCTCGGTCGACGACGGGCGCGAGAAGAGTCCGAGAAGCGCTTCTGGCAGGCCTCGTAGGCCGCGGCGTGCCGTTCATGGTCGGCGGGACTTGCCGTCGGGGGCAACTCGATCGGACTGTGGAATCGACGGTCGGCTGTGGTGTCGAGCGGGTATCCGAACTCGTCTCCGGCGCCGGACTGGTCGAGCGGGTATCCGAACTCGTCTCCGGCGCCGGACTGATCGACCGTTGTCTGCACCATTCTCGTCACCTCCTCGTTCTCGATGCTCTTCCCGTTCCCGGTCTGACTCTGTGATCCGGGCGACTACCCCTGCCGTCGGCAAAGGTGCAGGGACGGCGCGCGCCTGTGCCGTCGCTGGCGGATCATCTGCGAAGAGTCATCCGAGGTCGACGCCGGGTCCGCCCGAGGAGCAGATAGCGCGTCGACGAGGATCACCGCTGAAACCCGATGCCGGACTACGAGTGCTCGAAGCGCTCGACCTGACCATCAGCCACGGAGAGATGTCGCGCCGTTCCTCGCACGCATGTTGTTCGTTTCGGGAACGGCGGGGATAGAGCCGGCGGGGTCGCGGACCCACACGGTCGTGTCGGTCGGGATCGGACGGGGTCTCGCGGCCGCGTCTCCGCATCCTGCGGGGATGCGCGGATCGCTGGAGAGCACGATCTCCCAGGCCGATGGCAGCGGCACCGGCTCGCCGTCGAAGACCGTGATGCTCACGAGCGATCCGCGCCGGAAGGCGCAGACCCCCGACGACAGCTCGACCCACGAGAAGCCGCCGGTCCGCAGATCGGCCGAGGACCGGCGCACGGCCAGCGCTCGCCGGTACAGCGACAGCATCGAGTCGGGGTCGCGACTCTGCCGCTCGATCGAGAGCTCCCGCCACGCCGGCGGCTGAGGCAGCCACGGCCGCACCCCCGCGTGCGAGAACCCGAAGGGCGGGTCCTCGCCCGCCCACGGGATCGGCACGCGGCATCCGTCCCGTCCGGGGTTCTCCCCGCCCGATCGCAGATACATCGGGTCCTCGAGCGCATCCCGCGGGAGGTCTTCGACCTCGGGCAGGCCCAGCTCGTCGCCCTGATACAGGTACAGCGAGCCCGGCAGGGCGGCCGTGAGGAGCGCGGCAGCCCGGGCGCGCCGGGTGCCCAGCGCAAGGTCGGTGGGAACGCCCCAGGCCTTCCGCTCGAACGCGAACGAGGTGTCGGCGCGTCCGTACCGCGTCACTGGGCGCGTGACGTCGTGATTCGACAGCACCCAGGTGCAGGGGGCGCCGACGCGTGCGTGCGCCACGCGCATGGTGTCGATCGAGTCGCGGAACCCGGCCGCATCCCATCCGCGGGTCATGAGGTCGAAGTTGAACGCCGTATGCATCTCCCGATCGAGGTAGCGCGAGAATCGTTCGGCATCGGGGAGCCACACCTCGCCGACGAGCACGCGGGGCTCGTCGTATCCGTCCGCGATCTCCCGCCACCGGCGGTAGACCGGGTGCACCTCGTCGCGGTCGAGGTTGGGGTGCGCGCCGGGAGCGTGGCTGCCGTCGTCCTCGGGAAGCGACGGGTCCTTCATGATGTGCGCGGCCGAGTCCACCCGGACGCCGGCGACTCCGCGGTCGAACCAGAACCGCAGGATCTCCTCGTGCTCCTTGCCGACATCGGGATGACGCCAGTCGAGATCGGGCTGCGCGGGGTCGAAGAGGTGCAGGTACCACTCACCGGGAAGGCCCTCGCGGTCGGTCGTCCGCGTCCACGTCGGACCGGCGAAGTTGTTGCGCCAGTGCGTCGGCGGTTCGCCGCCGTCCGGCCCGGATCCGGCGCGGAACCAGAATCGGGCGCGTGCATCCGATCCCGGCTCTGCCGCGAGCGCCTCGCGGAACCACCGGTGCGCCGACGAGACGTGGTTGGGGACGATGTCGACGATCGTGCGGATGCCGTGGTCTCGCGCGTCTGCGATCAGTCGCTCCGCGTCGGCGAGACTCCCCAGCCGCGGGTCGATCGCGCGGTAGTCCGCGACGTCGTAGCCGCCGTCCGCGAACGGTGAGACGTACCAGGGGGTGAACCACAGGGCGTCGACTCCGAGGGAGTGGAGATAGGGCAGCGCCTGCCGGACGCCCTCGAGGTCGCCGACCCCGTCGCCGTCGGCGTCCCGGAGGCTCCGGGGATAGACCTCGTACACCACCGCGGTCCGCCACCAGTCGAGGTCGGCGCTCACCCCTTGAGCCCCGAGTGCGCGAGACCCTCGACGAACTGCCGCTGCGCGATGAGGAACACCACGAGCACGGGCACCACCGTCATCGTCGCCGCCGCGAGCTGGACGTTCCACATCTCGCCGCCGTAGGCGTCGGTGAAGCGCGTGAGCGCCTG
It includes:
- a CDS encoding ImmA/IrrE family metallo-endopeptidase, translating into MSSATMTPQRAAQETLRAYHHGGAPRLPVDPVAVARSLGVNVYEVVLPNTTSGMIAKVSDVAGTDILVNSEHAPKRQRFTVAHELGHYIAILNDPDRVSNPFLHKRDSLSSCGTDTEEIFANRFAAELLMPEDEVRRAARVGASVYQLAAQFDVSVDAMNFRLVNLGLARG
- a CDS encoding glycoside hydrolase family 13 protein is translated as MSADLDWWRTAVVYEVYPRSLRDADGDGVGDLEGVRQALPYLHSLGVDALWFTPWYVSPFADGGYDVADYRAIDPRLGSLADAERLIADARDHGIRTIVDIVPNHVSSAHRWFREALAAEPGSDARARFWFRAGSGPDGGEPPTHWRNNFAGPTWTRTTDREGLPGEWYLHLFDPAQPDLDWRHPDVGKEHEEILRFWFDRGVAGVRVDSAAHIMKDPSLPEDDGSHAPGAHPNLDRDEVHPVYRRWREIADGYDEPRVLVGEVWLPDAERFSRYLDREMHTAFNFDLMTRGWDAAGFRDSIDTMRVAHARVGAPCTWVLSNHDVTRPVTRYGRADTSFAFERKAWGVPTDLALGTRRARAAALLTAALPGSLYLYQGDELGLPEVEDLPRDALEDPMYLRSGGENPGRDGCRVPIPWAGEDPPFGFSHAGVRPWLPQPPAWRELSIERQSRDPDSMLSLYRRALAVRRSSADLRTGGFSWVELSSGVCAFRRGSLVSITVFDGEPVPLPSAWEIVLSSDPRIPAGCGDAAARPRPIPTDTTVWVRDPAGSIPAVPETNNMRARNGATSLRG